A genomic stretch from Pseudomonas alkylphenolica includes:
- a CDS encoding murein hydrolase activator EnvC family protein — MFRALIVLALSCLLSPAFADERAQTQQQLDATRQDIAELKKMLGQLQQEKSGVQKDLRSTETDIGKLEKQVEALQQELKKTQGELERLDHEKKKLQSARVEQQRLIAIQARSAYQNGREEYLKLLLNQQNPEKFARTLTYYDYLSQARLEQLRSFNETLRQLANVEQDISLQQAQLLAQQGNLDAQRQELEKVRTERQQVLAKLNNDVKARDQKLQAREQDQADLSKVLKTIEETLARQAREAEEARQKALLAAQEAEKQRQREALAAKEDAPSKPKSIPGPLVSSSGETFGGAFSSARGKLPWPVNGRLLARFGETRGGDSRTKWDGVMISASPGSQVRAVHGGRVVFADWLRGAGLLVILDHGNGYLSLYGHNQSLLKSAGDVVKAGEAISTVGNSGGQDSSGLYFAIRQQGRPSDPAQWCRAQG, encoded by the coding sequence ATGTTTCGCGCCCTGATTGTTCTAGCCCTGTCTTGCCTGCTCAGCCCGGCGTTTGCCGACGAGCGCGCGCAAACCCAGCAGCAACTCGACGCCACGCGTCAGGACATTGCCGAGCTGAAGAAAATGCTCGGCCAGTTGCAGCAGGAAAAATCCGGTGTGCAGAAAGACCTGCGCAGCACAGAAACCGACATCGGCAAGCTGGAAAAGCAGGTGGAGGCCCTGCAACAGGAACTAAAAAAGACTCAGGGCGAGCTGGAGCGCCTTGATCACGAGAAAAAAAAACTCCAGAGCGCCCGCGTTGAACAACAACGCCTGATTGCCATCCAGGCCCGTTCGGCTTACCAGAACGGTCGCGAGGAATACCTCAAGCTGCTGCTCAACCAGCAGAACCCGGAGAAATTCGCGCGCACCCTGACCTATTACGATTACCTGAGCCAGGCGCGCCTGGAGCAGTTGCGCAGCTTCAATGAAACCTTGCGCCAGCTGGCCAACGTCGAGCAGGACATCAGCCTGCAGCAGGCCCAGTTGCTGGCCCAGCAAGGTAACCTCGATGCCCAGCGCCAGGAACTGGAAAAAGTCCGCACCGAACGCCAGCAGGTGCTGGCCAAGCTGAACAACGACGTCAAGGCCCGTGACCAGAAGCTGCAAGCTCGTGAGCAAGACCAGGCCGACCTGAGCAAGGTCCTCAAGACCATCGAGGAAACCCTCGCCCGTCAGGCCCGTGAAGCCGAAGAAGCGCGGCAAAAGGCGCTGCTAGCGGCTCAGGAGGCGGAAAAGCAGCGCCAGCGCGAAGCCCTGGCAGCCAAGGAAGATGCGCCGAGCAAGCCCAAGAGCATCCCCGGCCCGCTGGTTTCCAGCAGCGGCGAAACCTTCGGCGGCGCTTTTTCTTCAGCCCGGGGCAAACTTCCATGGCCAGTCAATGGTCGATTGCTGGCACGCTTTGGCGAAACCCGCGGCGGTGATTCGCGGACCAAATGGGACGGCGTGATGATCAGCGCCTCCCCAGGCAGCCAGGTGCGTGCCGTGCACGGTGGCCGGGTGGTGTTCGCCGACTGGTTGCGCGGCGCTGGACTTCTGGTCATTCTCGACCATGGTAATGGTTACCTGAGCCTCTACGGCCATAACCAGAGCCTGCTCAAGAGCGCCGGAGACGTCGTCAAGGCCGGCGAGGCCATTTCCACCGTCGGCAACAGCGGCGGCCAGGACAGCTCGGGGCTGTACTTCGCCATCCGCCAGCAAGGTCGCCCAAGCGATCCCGCACAATGGTGCCGTGCCCAGGGATAG
- a CDS encoding S41 family peptidase, with product MLHSPRLTSLALTIALVLGAPLARAAEPVKPTSVPATTVSAPAKAPLPLDELRTFAEVMDRIKAAYVEPVDDKTLLENAIKGMLSNLDPHSAYLGPEDFQELQESTSGEFGGLGIEVGMEDGFVKVVSPIDDTPASRAGIEAGDLIVKINGQPTRGQTMTEAVDKMRGKIGEKITLTLVRDGGTPFDVTLARAVIQVKSVKSQLLEDGYGYIRITQFQVKTGEEVGKALAKLRKDNGKKLRGLVLDLRNNPGGVLQSAVEVADHFLTKGLIVYTKGRIANSELRFSADPADASEGVPLVVLINGGSASASEIVAGALQDYKRGVLMGTDSFGKGSVQTVLPLNNDRALKLTTALYYTPNGRSIQAQGIVPDIEVRQAKLTAEVDNDNFKEADLQGHLGNGNGGADRPSSSAKRKDRPQDNDFQLSQALSLLKGLSITHSK from the coding sequence ATGCTGCATTCGCCTCGCCTCACCTCGCTGGCCCTGACCATCGCCCTGGTCCTCGGCGCGCCCCTGGCCCGTGCGGCCGAGCCCGTCAAGCCGACCTCGGTGCCGGCCACGACGGTATCGGCCCCTGCCAAGGCGCCACTGCCGCTGGACGAGCTGCGCACCTTCGCCGAAGTCATGGACCGGATCAAGGCGGCCTATGTGGAGCCGGTGGACGACAAAACCCTGCTGGAGAACGCCATCAAGGGCATGCTCAGCAACCTCGACCCGCATTCCGCCTACCTCGGCCCGGAAGACTTCCAGGAGCTGCAGGAAAGCACCAGCGGCGAGTTCGGCGGCCTGGGCATCGAAGTCGGCATGGAAGACGGCTTCGTCAAAGTGGTATCGCCGATCGATGACACCCCGGCCTCGCGCGCCGGCATCGAGGCCGGTGACCTGATCGTCAAGATCAACGGCCAGCCGACCCGCGGCCAGACCATGACCGAAGCAGTCGACAAGATGCGCGGCAAGATCGGCGAGAAAATCACCCTGACTCTGGTGCGCGACGGCGGCACGCCTTTCGACGTGACCCTTGCCCGTGCGGTGATTCAGGTCAAGAGCGTCAAGAGCCAGCTGCTTGAAGACGGCTACGGCTATATCCGCATCACCCAGTTCCAGGTCAAGACCGGTGAAGAAGTCGGCAAGGCCCTGGCCAAGCTGCGTAAGGATAACGGCAAGAAGCTGCGCGGCCTGGTCCTCGACCTGCGCAACAACCCCGGTGGCGTGCTGCAGTCGGCGGTGGAAGTGGCTGACCACTTCCTGACCAAAGGCCTGATCGTCTACACCAAGGGCCGCATTGCCAACTCCGAGCTGCGCTTCTCTGCCGACCCGGCCGACGCCAGCGAAGGCGTGCCATTGGTGGTACTGATCAACGGTGGCAGTGCTTCGGCCTCGGAAATTGTCGCCGGCGCCCTGCAGGACTATAAACGTGGCGTGCTGATGGGCACCGACAGTTTCGGCAAAGGTTCGGTACAAACCGTACTGCCGCTGAACAACGACCGCGCCCTCAAACTCACCACCGCCTTGTACTACACCCCGAACGGCCGCTCGATCCAGGCCCAGGGCATTGTCCCGGACATCGAAGTGCGTCAGGCCAAACTGACCGCCGAGGTGGACAACGACAACTTCAAGGAAGCCGACCTGCAGGGCCACCTGGGCAACGGCAACGGCGGCGCCGACCGACCATCGAGCAGTGCCAAACGCAAGGATCGTCCGCAGGACAATGACTTCCAGCTGAGCCAGGCCCTCAGCCTGCTCAAGGGCTTGAGCATTACTCACAGCAAGTGA
- a CDS encoding divergent polysaccharide deacetylase family protein, with protein MRYLLCLLLYLLSGAVFAAPAQQGKAYMSLIIDDLGQSSARDSRTLALPGPVTMAIMPDTPHATEFARQAHKAGKTVILHMPMDPATGPYAWHPGTPIAELAQRLDAALAKVPYAAGINNHMGSRMTSQAEPMAWLMGELQRRHLFFVDSRTSAATVAAAKAQSVDLAHVSRDVFLDDVRTAEAIAGQLRLGVELARKQGSAVLIGHPYPQTLEVLEREMPRLRSQGIELINLRQMIAERGNQAMPAHGSHGVYRNR; from the coding sequence ATGCGTTACCTGTTGTGTCTTCTGCTGTACCTGTTGAGCGGGGCCGTGTTCGCGGCGCCTGCCCAACAGGGCAAGGCCTATATGAGCCTGATCATCGACGATCTTGGCCAGAGCAGCGCCCGCGATAGCCGCACCCTGGCGCTACCCGGCCCGGTGACCATGGCGATCATGCCCGACACCCCTCACGCCACTGAATTTGCCCGCCAGGCCCACAAGGCGGGCAAAACGGTGATCCTGCACATGCCCATGGACCCGGCCACCGGCCCCTATGCCTGGCACCCCGGCACGCCGATAGCGGAACTGGCGCAACGTCTGGATGCGGCCTTGGCCAAGGTGCCCTACGCCGCCGGGATCAACAATCACATGGGCAGCCGCATGACCTCGCAAGCCGAGCCAATGGCCTGGCTGATGGGCGAACTGCAGCGCCGCCACCTGTTCTTTGTCGACAGCCGCACCAGCGCCGCCACCGTCGCCGCCGCCAAGGCTCAGTCAGTTGACCTGGCGCATGTTTCGCGCGATGTGTTCCTCGATGATGTACGTACAGCCGAGGCGATTGCCGGGCAATTGCGGCTTGGCGTCGAGCTGGCGCGTAAACAGGGATCAGCCGTACTGATCGGTCACCCTTACCCGCAAACCCTCGAAGTACTGGAACGTGAAATGCCCCGGCTCAGGAGCCAGGGCATCGAATTGATCAACCTTCGGCAGATGATTGCCGAACGGGGTAACCAGGCCATGCCTGCCCATGGCAGCCATGGCGTGTATCGCAATCGCTAA
- a CDS encoding dermonecrotic toxin domain-containing protein: MSSQATQNPTLDFKHAVALQFASRPTLRQVAGQKLLQLLLEYYPRLANVRPQLIDATPLRLLVPQPGPGHYQSSEPLLEVLLQAVLDGKALDLEEAYGRQHGLTFPEPYRFEGSDGHEYIALKGVTEAINDLVLELPYHFQQAQVEHWQAESGSGVSRDRWLQQTLKSALLRNLPWQKLDAQQEACIRGLLEGGSHGPSVFTVEVELEVDGERFLQTLPNLLVSGEWDERTVVLWCSPSSVVRSFASLDDFALALRDELAEQYRFDAMSWNRYELEGDVYAQQAALLLEVMLDSVQRLRYSRMADVAQMEQVFAALSDPSQWFIAGYTVQSAASITLPPGILRASPGDSFAYQCALFELALAQAKSQGAAALDGVLDLHSYASQRLRTQLLADHPVDANYFPDDLNLTLTVARGIPGGAGAGVGGGVVETRTMTLTEFAVGNLSALQGATLTAIEHREGQLIMPWMTLDYVQSLVEQVDIGGHYPNYVAQKLDDPATREQRVTCFAREWRCSLLFSALKAKLGGTLSEAGLQCVADYCRGDVDRDLPATTLMPLAFKREPGASESDLVSGMYVLFSAQPALVLLYRPLYASLSIKEFASLEAMMVAIRQEGALQDSILDWLMPQVRSVYDHGGFSEPHLGRPILDTSLLPESVQPASLATQFWRIDVDAKLYKANRDLLVELADRQSVSNAESRWAILAEGAWLLFDVVTLLLRGPAATVAWLVQGIHGLKSDLSALTQGSAFERSAAVVDLLLNLGMVLFHSRLPQGEVSVIGRLPDVSGLEGPLAQKREFGEIELVPVLEKQGLPGSLGERLGMQLDFTWRGRHGVNVLPGEQRKTLLTMRSDVSLNGLQPLESGATHGLYSIGGHYYAALAADVYRVDVSEQGVRVVSAKGTLGPWLFLEHGQWRVDSGLRLLAGGPRRRVDLVREENQKAFDGFNTQQEAVLVERNRVAEGFNLSNAALGDRESHIEKLQAQRAKVPANMDGLTLTLAFDRKIALAKADALAAKYQVFEDLKELIKVDLKLDKVLSNMVQPKFARQELMPSVKRQRGAIRQELIDHCVVIYNDLAATINHLNVQTLINEMVAQPISDTELEHYDFVRSLVDKAVTLRFDLLWASERLDWLLTDTLKDDEIVFLDESEARQSKQVQLEGMIEQRRLTYNDLLMGLLEDLAELCLDRKAEIDEEILIQFHQKLWNEELKSAGSAHGELAALDLSVTDRISVLTGALKSYRAAQWNAAYLAETGGVAIKSDSLRQYQGVLDTLIGSAEDELAQMIRESELSEPVLPKPRLYQRRNGKHRVVQTHSGRSVIGEEVEVNGVNVVQQRDSSGAKVLKTFNRQDNHWVEQVEEPASEVQPLPSSRDVGAARSNARAALGQLESIIRLARQYIGKDEPIGMQSVIEGHVEKLNEASKALESTGVASDLETQLKDAIARLEDTQQDLLTSYYLTTSHPTAASLRFLFNEKQISIRRTVRRKVLSPNDYLDIYEIQRLPSRGNERGAGLWEAHFHYRDAMTPAHQFSKGHLKIWSQRTMGWKTQMEAVRGSSHELLAVYRGNLTLSDVIGVIPFE; encoded by the coding sequence ATGAGCAGCCAAGCAACACAAAACCCTACCCTGGATTTCAAGCACGCCGTGGCACTGCAGTTCGCCAGCCGTCCTACCCTGCGCCAGGTCGCCGGGCAAAAGCTCCTGCAGCTTTTACTCGAATACTATCCCAGGCTCGCCAATGTCCGGCCGCAACTAATCGATGCAACACCACTTCGCCTGTTGGTTCCCCAGCCCGGGCCAGGACACTACCAGTCGTCAGAGCCGTTGCTGGAGGTCCTGCTGCAGGCCGTACTGGACGGAAAGGCGCTGGATCTGGAGGAGGCCTATGGCCGGCAGCACGGGCTGACCTTCCCTGAACCCTACCGCTTCGAGGGTAGTGATGGTCATGAGTACATTGCGTTGAAAGGCGTCACTGAGGCCATCAACGATCTGGTGCTCGAATTGCCATACCATTTCCAGCAAGCTCAGGTCGAACACTGGCAAGCAGAGTCAGGCTCGGGAGTCAGTCGCGATCGTTGGCTGCAGCAGACACTGAAGTCGGCATTGCTGCGCAATCTGCCCTGGCAAAAGCTCGATGCTCAGCAGGAAGCCTGCATCCGTGGGCTGCTTGAGGGGGGCTCGCACGGTCCGAGTGTATTCACTGTAGAGGTAGAGCTCGAAGTAGACGGTGAGCGTTTCTTGCAAACACTGCCGAACCTGCTGGTGAGTGGTGAATGGGATGAGCGCACAGTGGTGTTGTGGTGCTCACCTTCAAGTGTGGTGAGGTCATTTGCCTCGCTCGATGATTTTGCCTTGGCACTGCGAGACGAGCTGGCTGAGCAGTACCGCTTCGATGCAATGAGCTGGAACCGCTATGAGCTGGAAGGTGACGTTTACGCTCAGCAGGCTGCATTGCTGCTGGAAGTCATGCTCGATTCAGTGCAGCGCTTGCGCTACTCGCGGATGGCAGACGTTGCACAGATGGAGCAGGTCTTTGCAGCCCTGAGCGACCCGTCGCAATGGTTCATCGCAGGTTACACCGTCCAAAGTGCTGCGAGCATCACACTGCCGCCAGGCATATTGCGGGCTTCGCCAGGGGACAGCTTCGCCTACCAGTGCGCATTGTTCGAACTTGCCTTGGCCCAGGCCAAATCGCAGGGCGCTGCGGCGCTCGACGGTGTGTTGGACCTACACAGCTATGCCAGCCAGCGCTTGCGAACGCAGCTGCTCGCCGATCATCCGGTTGATGCCAACTACTTTCCTGATGACTTGAACCTGACGCTCACGGTTGCCAGGGGTATACCGGGTGGCGCGGGAGCGGGGGTCGGAGGCGGTGTGGTGGAAACCAGGACCATGACCCTGACGGAATTTGCCGTCGGTAATCTCAGCGCCCTGCAGGGGGCGACATTGACCGCCATCGAGCACCGTGAAGGGCAACTGATCATGCCCTGGATGACCCTCGACTATGTCCAATCCCTGGTCGAGCAGGTCGACATTGGCGGCCACTATCCGAACTACGTAGCACAAAAACTCGACGACCCAGCGACCCGTGAACAGCGGGTGACCTGTTTCGCCCGGGAGTGGCGCTGCTCACTGCTGTTCAGTGCGCTCAAGGCAAAGCTGGGAGGGACCTTGAGTGAGGCGGGCCTGCAGTGTGTCGCTGACTACTGTCGCGGCGATGTCGACCGGGATCTGCCCGCCACCACCCTGATGCCCCTGGCGTTCAAGCGTGAACCGGGCGCCAGCGAGTCCGATCTGGTCAGCGGTATGTATGTGCTGTTCTCGGCGCAGCCTGCGTTAGTGCTGTTGTACCGGCCTTTATATGCATCTTTGTCTATCAAGGAATTCGCCAGCCTTGAGGCGATGATGGTCGCGATTCGTCAGGAAGGAGCACTGCAGGACAGCATCCTCGACTGGTTGATGCCGCAAGTGCGAAGTGTCTATGACCACGGCGGGTTCAGCGAGCCGCATCTGGGGCGACCGATCCTCGATACTTCGTTGCTGCCGGAATCAGTACAGCCGGCAAGTCTTGCCACGCAATTCTGGCGGATCGACGTCGATGCGAAGCTCTACAAGGCAAACCGCGATCTATTGGTCGAACTGGCCGACCGTCAGTCAGTATCAAATGCCGAGAGCCGTTGGGCAATCCTTGCCGAAGGTGCCTGGTTGCTGTTCGACGTGGTCACCTTGTTGCTGCGTGGACCCGCAGCTACCGTGGCCTGGCTGGTGCAGGGCATCCACGGGTTGAAAAGCGATCTGTCGGCACTTACTCAGGGCAGTGCGTTCGAGCGCTCGGCCGCGGTGGTCGATCTGCTCCTGAATCTGGGCATGGTCCTGTTCCATAGCCGATTGCCTCAGGGGGAAGTGTCTGTGATCGGTCGCTTGCCCGATGTTTCCGGACTTGAAGGGCCTCTGGCCCAAAAACGGGAGTTCGGGGAAATAGAGCTGGTGCCGGTGCTGGAGAAACAAGGCTTGCCCGGTTCGCTCGGAGAACGCCTGGGCATGCAGCTGGACTTTACCTGGCGTGGAAGGCATGGGGTCAATGTTCTCCCGGGCGAGCAGCGCAAGACGCTACTCACTATGCGCTCAGATGTTTCTCTGAACGGCCTGCAGCCGCTCGAATCCGGGGCTACCCACGGTTTGTACAGCATTGGCGGGCATTACTATGCAGCGTTGGCTGCTGATGTTTATCGGGTCGATGTGTCAGAGCAAGGTGTGCGAGTGGTCAGCGCTAAGGGAACCTTGGGGCCCTGGTTGTTTTTAGAGCATGGACAATGGCGTGTCGACTCCGGGTTGCGTCTGCTGGCTGGCGGGCCGAGACGGCGAGTTGACCTGGTCAGGGAGGAGAACCAGAAGGCGTTTGATGGATTTAACACTCAGCAGGAGGCCGTCCTCGTCGAGCGAAACCGCGTCGCTGAAGGTTTCAACCTGAGTAATGCAGCATTGGGCGATCGAGAGAGCCATATTGAAAAGCTGCAGGCCCAGAGGGCTAAAGTGCCTGCAAATATGGACGGTCTCACCTTGACTCTAGCGTTCGACAGGAAGATCGCGTTAGCCAAAGCCGATGCCCTGGCAGCCAAGTATCAGGTGTTTGAGGATCTGAAAGAACTGATCAAAGTGGACCTGAAGTTAGACAAAGTCCTGTCGAACATGGTCCAGCCAAAGTTTGCCCGACAAGAGTTGATGCCATCTGTAAAGCGCCAGCGAGGCGCGATCCGTCAGGAGCTGATCGATCACTGCGTGGTTATCTACAACGATTTAGCGGCCACAATCAACCATCTCAATGTGCAAACGCTCATCAATGAAATGGTAGCGCAACCTATCAGCGACACTGAGCTTGAGCACTATGACTTCGTGCGATCTTTAGTTGATAAAGCTGTGACGCTGCGTTTTGACCTTCTCTGGGCATCGGAACGTCTGGACTGGCTGCTGACTGACACGTTGAAGGATGATGAAATCGTTTTCCTGGACGAGAGCGAGGCACGCCAGAGCAAGCAGGTCCAGTTAGAGGGAATGATCGAGCAGCGTCGGCTTACCTACAACGATCTACTCATGGGCTTGCTCGAAGACCTGGCGGAATTGTGTCTTGATCGCAAGGCGGAGATTGATGAAGAGATACTCATCCAGTTTCACCAGAAACTGTGGAATGAGGAGTTGAAAAGCGCAGGAAGCGCCCATGGTGAGTTGGCGGCGCTTGACCTGTCAGTGACGGACAGGATCAGTGTATTGACGGGGGCGTTGAAGAGTTACCGCGCCGCCCAGTGGAACGCGGCGTATCTTGCCGAAACCGGTGGTGTTGCGATCAAGAGTGACTCACTCCGGCAGTATCAGGGCGTCCTCGACACCCTGATTGGTTCAGCGGAGGACGAATTGGCTCAGATGATCCGTGAGTCAGAGCTTTCCGAACCTGTTCTACCCAAGCCTCGTTTGTACCAGCGCCGAAACGGCAAGCATCGTGTAGTTCAGACACACAGTGGGCGCAGCGTTATTGGTGAAGAAGTGGAGGTCAATGGCGTTAACGTCGTGCAGCAACGGGACTCCTCTGGGGCCAAGGTGTTGAAGACGTTCAACAGGCAAGATAATCATTGGGTGGAGCAAGTCGAAGAGCCGGCGAGCGAAGTCCAGCCATTACCCAGCTCCAGGGATGTTGGAGCCGCCAGGTCGAATGCGCGCGCAGCGCTTGGACAGCTTGAGTCGATCATCAGACTGGCCAGGCAATATATCGGGAAAGATGAGCCGATTGGCATGCAATCGGTGATTGAAGGGCATGTCGAGAAACTTAATGAAGCCTCAAAAGCCCTGGAAAGCACAGGCGTCGCTAGCGATCTTGAGACGCAGCTGAAGGATGCTATCGCGCGTCTGGAGGACACGCAGCAGGATCTGTTGACCAGTTACTACCTGACGACTAGCCATCCGACGGCTGCCAGTCTTCGATTCCTGTTCAATGAGAAACAGATTTCCATTAGGCGTACCGTCAGGCGAAAAGTGCTTTCGCCTAACGATTATCTGGATATCTATGAAATCCAGCGTTTGCCATCTCGGGGCAATGAAAGAGGCGCAGGCCTTTGGGAGGCACATTTCCATTATCGAGATGCCATGACTCCGGCGCATCAGTTTTCTAAAGGACACTTGAAAATCTGGTCGCAGCGCACGATGGGCTGGAAAACGCAGATGGAGGCTGTGCGTGGCAGCTCGCACGAGTTGCTGGCGGTCTATCGAGGTAATCTGACGTTAAGTGACGTCATTGGGGTAATACCTTTCGAGTGA